One Paramisgurnus dabryanus chromosome 9, PD_genome_1.1, whole genome shotgun sequence DNA segment encodes these proteins:
- the LOC135773653 gene encoding uncharacterized protein isoform X2 produces MAPGGPLIMTSLWPLVWVVCGLNVWFPHTHAASMSPILLTTSTAPSTEEQPTDPEQNESTDPPSNNNTASVIPILLMTSPASFIEEQSIAPDHQTEPTDPSNSNKIASVTPILFMTTSAPATEEQSTDPQHQTKDPPSSNNNTGLACASLLPPRRGSYYVEHGTGVSVGSMLVFWCREGYQLVGHEKITCLLRAGVPRWSSYLPICESIPRPNDQGLRIALLVSLVSGVVILVMTVCFIICCCQERMSKTREKHRTGRSRRREKRSSRSRRSPSWLEREHIDWEAFPPPKLFSLSQRLDRPLPPRSPVYSEIIRSYENRGSQENLQRSSHTAYPTYPALVFQRVQTEPNPTSSSTNPVYVQISTTPQNRTPRGPSVTHP; encoded by the exons ATGGCCCCTGGGGGGCCTTTGATAATGACATCATTGTGGCCCTTGGTGTGGGTTGTGTGTGGACTAAATGTATGGTTTCCCCACACTCACGCAGCCTCAATGAGTCCTATTCTGCTCACAACCTCAACTGCCCCATCTACCGAGGAGCAACCAACAGATCCAGAACAAAATGAATCTACAGATCCACCCAGCAACAATAACACAG CATCAGTGATTCCCATTCTGCTCATGACCTCCCCTGCTTCATTCATTGAAGAACAATCAATAGCTCCAGATCATCAAACTGAGCCCACAGATCCATCCAACAGCAACAAAATTG CCTCAGTGACCCCCATACTGTTCATGACCACATCTGCTCCAGCCACTGAGGAACAATCCACAGATCCACAACATCAGACTAAAGATCCACccagcagcaacaacaacacAG GACTGGCATGCGCGTCTCTGCTGCCCCCTCGGAGGGGGTCATACTATGTGGAACATGGCACAGGGGTGTCTGTGGGGTCTATGCTTGTCTTCTGGTGCAGGGAGGGCTACCAACTGGTGGGCCATGAGAAAATCACCTGCCTCCTGCGAGCCGGTGTCCCTCGATGGAGCAGCTATCTGCCAATCTGTGAGA GTATACCTAGACCGAATGACCAGGGACTTCGCATTGCTCTGCTGGTCTCTTTAGTCAGTGGGGTGGTCATTCTTGTCATGACTGTCTGCTTCATCATCTGCTGTTGTCAAGAGCGCATGAGTAAAACAAGGGAAAAGCATCGGACAGGCAGAAGCAG GAGAAGGGAAAAGCGGAGCTCTAGATCACGGAGGAGCCCATCCTGGTTGGAGAGAGAGCACATAGACTGGGAGGCATTCCCACCACCTAAACTCTTTAGCTTGTCTCAGCGTCTTGATCGACCGCTGCCCCCCAGAAGCCCCGTTTATTCAGAGATCATCAGATCCTATGAGAACAGAGG GAGTCAGGAAAACCTCCAGAGGAGTTCACATACTGCATACCCCACATACCCAGCGCTTGTTTTCCAGAGGGTCCAAACAGAACCAAACCCAACATCTTCCTCCACCAACCCGGTATACGTACAGATTTCAACTACTCCCCAAAACAGGACTCCACGTGGTCCTTCAGTCACTCATCCATAG
- the LOC135773653 gene encoding uncharacterized protein isoform X3: MNLQIHPATITQLNYPHAASVIPILLMTSPASFIEEQSIAPDHQTEPTDPSNSNKIASVTPILFMTTSAPATEEQSTDPQHQTKDPPSSNNNTGLACASLLPPRRGSYYVEHGTGVSVGSMLVFWCREGYQLVGHEKITCLLRAGVPRWSSYLPICESIPRPNDQGLRIALLVSLVSGVVILVMTVCFIICCCQERMSKTREKHRTGRSRRREKRSSRSRRSPSWLEREHIDWEAFPPPKLFSLSQRLDRPLPPRSPVYSEIIRSYENRGYERSQENLQRSSHTAYPTYPALVFQRVQTEPNPTSSSTNPVYVQISTTPQNRTPRGPSVTHP; this comes from the exons ATGAATCTACAGATCCACCCAGCAACAATAACACAG CTGAATTATCCTCACGCAGCATCAGTGATTCCCATTCTGCTCATGACCTCCCCTGCTTCATTCATTGAAGAACAATCAATAGCTCCAGATCATCAAACTGAGCCCACAGATCCATCCAACAGCAACAAAATTG CCTCAGTGACCCCCATACTGTTCATGACCACATCTGCTCCAGCCACTGAGGAACAATCCACAGATCCACAACATCAGACTAAAGATCCACccagcagcaacaacaacacAG GACTGGCATGCGCGTCTCTGCTGCCCCCTCGGAGGGGGTCATACTATGTGGAACATGGCACAGGGGTGTCTGTGGGGTCTATGCTTGTCTTCTGGTGCAGGGAGGGCTACCAACTGGTGGGCCATGAGAAAATCACCTGCCTCCTGCGAGCCGGTGTCCCTCGATGGAGCAGCTATCTGCCAATCTGTGAGA GTATACCTAGACCGAATGACCAGGGACTTCGCATTGCTCTGCTGGTCTCTTTAGTCAGTGGGGTGGTCATTCTTGTCATGACTGTCTGCTTCATCATCTGCTGTTGTCAAGAGCGCATGAGTAAAACAAGGGAAAAGCATCGGACAGGCAGAAGCAG GAGAAGGGAAAAGCGGAGCTCTAGATCACGGAGGAGCCCATCCTGGTTGGAGAGAGAGCACATAGACTGGGAGGCATTCCCACCACCTAAACTCTTTAGCTTGTCTCAGCGTCTTGATCGACCGCTGCCCCCCAGAAGCCCCGTTTATTCAGAGATCATCAGATCCTATGAGAACAGAGGGTATGAGAG GAGTCAGGAAAACCTCCAGAGGAGTTCACATACTGCATACCCCACATACCCAGCGCTTGTTTTCCAGAGGGTCCAAACAGAACCAAACCCAACATCTTCCTCCACCAACCCGGTATACGTACAGATTTCAACTACTCCCCAAAACAGGACTCCACGTGGTCCTTCAGTCACTCATCCATAG
- the LOC135773653 gene encoding uncharacterized protein isoform X1, giving the protein MAPGGPLIMTSLWPLVWVVCGLNVWFPHTHAASMSPILLTTSTAPSTEEQPTDPEQNESTDPPSNNNTASVIPILLMTSPASFIEEQSIAPDHQTEPTDPSNSNKIASVTPILFMTTSAPATEEQSTDPQHQTKDPPSSNNNTGLACASLLPPRRGSYYVEHGTGVSVGSMLVFWCREGYQLVGHEKITCLLRAGVPRWSSYLPICESIPRPNDQGLRIALLVSLVSGVVILVMTVCFIICCCQERMSKTREKHRTGRSRRREKRSSRSRRSPSWLEREHIDWEAFPPPKLFSLSQRLDRPLPPRSPVYSEIIRSYENRGYERSQENLQRSSHTAYPTYPALVFQRVQTEPNPTSSSTNPVYVQISTTPQNRTPRGPSVTHP; this is encoded by the exons ATGGCCCCTGGGGGGCCTTTGATAATGACATCATTGTGGCCCTTGGTGTGGGTTGTGTGTGGACTAAATGTATGGTTTCCCCACACTCACGCAGCCTCAATGAGTCCTATTCTGCTCACAACCTCAACTGCCCCATCTACCGAGGAGCAACCAACAGATCCAGAACAAAATGAATCTACAGATCCACCCAGCAACAATAACACAG CATCAGTGATTCCCATTCTGCTCATGACCTCCCCTGCTTCATTCATTGAAGAACAATCAATAGCTCCAGATCATCAAACTGAGCCCACAGATCCATCCAACAGCAACAAAATTG CCTCAGTGACCCCCATACTGTTCATGACCACATCTGCTCCAGCCACTGAGGAACAATCCACAGATCCACAACATCAGACTAAAGATCCACccagcagcaacaacaacacAG GACTGGCATGCGCGTCTCTGCTGCCCCCTCGGAGGGGGTCATACTATGTGGAACATGGCACAGGGGTGTCTGTGGGGTCTATGCTTGTCTTCTGGTGCAGGGAGGGCTACCAACTGGTGGGCCATGAGAAAATCACCTGCCTCCTGCGAGCCGGTGTCCCTCGATGGAGCAGCTATCTGCCAATCTGTGAGA GTATACCTAGACCGAATGACCAGGGACTTCGCATTGCTCTGCTGGTCTCTTTAGTCAGTGGGGTGGTCATTCTTGTCATGACTGTCTGCTTCATCATCTGCTGTTGTCAAGAGCGCATGAGTAAAACAAGGGAAAAGCATCGGACAGGCAGAAGCAG GAGAAGGGAAAAGCGGAGCTCTAGATCACGGAGGAGCCCATCCTGGTTGGAGAGAGAGCACATAGACTGGGAGGCATTCCCACCACCTAAACTCTTTAGCTTGTCTCAGCGTCTTGATCGACCGCTGCCCCCCAGAAGCCCCGTTTATTCAGAGATCATCAGATCCTATGAGAACAGAGGGTATGAGAG GAGTCAGGAAAACCTCCAGAGGAGTTCACATACTGCATACCCCACATACCCAGCGCTTGTTTTCCAGAGGGTCCAAACAGAACCAAACCCAACATCTTCCTCCACCAACCCGGTATACGTACAGATTTCAACTACTCCCCAAAACAGGACTCCACGTGGTCCTTCAGTCACTCATCCATAG
- the LOC135773653 gene encoding uncharacterized protein isoform X4 — protein MTSPASFIEEQSIAPDHQTEPTDPSNSNKIASVTPILFMTTSAPATEEQSTDPQHQTKDPPSSNNNTGLACASLLPPRRGSYYVEHGTGVSVGSMLVFWCREGYQLVGHEKITCLLRAGVPRWSSYLPICESIPRPNDQGLRIALLVSLVSGVVILVMTVCFIICCCQERMSKTREKHRTGRSRRREKRSSRSRRSPSWLEREHIDWEAFPPPKLFSLSQRLDRPLPPRSPVYSEIIRSYENRGYERSQENLQRSSHTAYPTYPALVFQRVQTEPNPTSSSTNPVYVQISTTPQNRTPRGPSVTHP, from the exons ATGACCTCCCCTGCTTCATTCATTGAAGAACAATCAATAGCTCCAGATCATCAAACTGAGCCCACAGATCCATCCAACAGCAACAAAATTG CCTCAGTGACCCCCATACTGTTCATGACCACATCTGCTCCAGCCACTGAGGAACAATCCACAGATCCACAACATCAGACTAAAGATCCACccagcagcaacaacaacacAG GACTGGCATGCGCGTCTCTGCTGCCCCCTCGGAGGGGGTCATACTATGTGGAACATGGCACAGGGGTGTCTGTGGGGTCTATGCTTGTCTTCTGGTGCAGGGAGGGCTACCAACTGGTGGGCCATGAGAAAATCACCTGCCTCCTGCGAGCCGGTGTCCCTCGATGGAGCAGCTATCTGCCAATCTGTGAGA GTATACCTAGACCGAATGACCAGGGACTTCGCATTGCTCTGCTGGTCTCTTTAGTCAGTGGGGTGGTCATTCTTGTCATGACTGTCTGCTTCATCATCTGCTGTTGTCAAGAGCGCATGAGTAAAACAAGGGAAAAGCATCGGACAGGCAGAAGCAG GAGAAGGGAAAAGCGGAGCTCTAGATCACGGAGGAGCCCATCCTGGTTGGAGAGAGAGCACATAGACTGGGAGGCATTCCCACCACCTAAACTCTTTAGCTTGTCTCAGCGTCTTGATCGACCGCTGCCCCCCAGAAGCCCCGTTTATTCAGAGATCATCAGATCCTATGAGAACAGAGGGTATGAGAG GAGTCAGGAAAACCTCCAGAGGAGTTCACATACTGCATACCCCACATACCCAGCGCTTGTTTTCCAGAGGGTCCAAACAGAACCAAACCCAACATCTTCCTCCACCAACCCGGTATACGTACAGATTTCAACTACTCCCCAAAACAGGACTCCACGTGGTCCTTCAGTCACTCATCCATAG
- the akip1 gene encoding A-kinase-interacting protein 1 isoform X1, giving the protein MADECWMECSLRRSSKLSHEVLEKAKRRSIHRPNPRPSPMFSQNKRDPESNFSHSNLDRAFATIVEYMAETTRQCKQMFYKSVDQAEPIECEHICRYHSQEILRKTEKQTIQPDISSSEAEDFLIEVSPGTYSITAAMQNTRPVTKTVCITAGESKNLTFNL; this is encoded by the exons ATGGCAGATGAATGCTGGATGGAGTGTTCCCTTCGCCGGTCATCAAAACTCAGCCATGAGGTATTGGAGAAAGCAAAGAGGCGCTCCATTCACAGGCCTAATCCAAGACCATCACCAATGTTCAGTCAGAACAAGAGAGACCCTGAG AGTAACTTTTCCCATTCAAACCTGGACCGGGCTTTTGCAACAATAGTGGAGTACATGGCAGAAACTACCAGGCAGTGCAAG CAGATGTTTTACAAGTCTGTGGACCAGGCCGAGCCCATCGAGTGTGAACATATCTGTCGATATCATTCCCAGGAGATATTAAGGAAAACAGAAAAACAGACCATTCAACCGGACATT agtTCATCAGAGGCAGAGGATTTCCTAATTGAAGTGTCTCCAGGAACCTATTCCATCACAGCAGCCATGCAGAATACAAGGCCAGTAACCAAAACTGTCTGCATCACCGCCGGGGAAAGCAAGAACCTCACCTTTAACCTCTGA
- the akip1 gene encoding A-kinase-interacting protein 1 isoform X2, which produces MADECWMECSLRRSSKLSHEVLEKAKRRSIHRPNPRPSPMFSQNKRDPESNFSHSNLDRAFATIVEYMAETTRQCKMFYKSVDQAEPIECEHICRYHSQEILRKTEKQTIQPDISSSEAEDFLIEVSPGTYSITAAMQNTRPVTKTVCITAGESKNLTFNL; this is translated from the exons ATGGCAGATGAATGCTGGATGGAGTGTTCCCTTCGCCGGTCATCAAAACTCAGCCATGAGGTATTGGAGAAAGCAAAGAGGCGCTCCATTCACAGGCCTAATCCAAGACCATCACCAATGTTCAGTCAGAACAAGAGAGACCCTGAG AGTAACTTTTCCCATTCAAACCTGGACCGGGCTTTTGCAACAATAGTGGAGTACATGGCAGAAACTACCAGGCAGTGCAAG ATGTTTTACAAGTCTGTGGACCAGGCCGAGCCCATCGAGTGTGAACATATCTGTCGATATCATTCCCAGGAGATATTAAGGAAAACAGAAAAACAGACCATTCAACCGGACATT agtTCATCAGAGGCAGAGGATTTCCTAATTGAAGTGTCTCCAGGAACCTATTCCATCACAGCAGCCATGCAGAATACAAGGCCAGTAACCAAAACTGTCTGCATCACCGCCGGGGAAAGCAAGAACCTCACCTTTAACCTCTGA
- the c9h11orf16 gene encoding uncharacterized protein C11orf16 homolog, with protein sequence MSSNPPVSHSQSVLPLFMGKGKNVTFVLDTCEGTNAFMGPVKNLIIQTLVTKASLRDSLFNIISFSYKATPWSSHMLPCTPDIVYQALSWIHTLQTSPGRDLQTALALAFSDPACQTVHLVTSGLPDNPTQCLGSLSSPVTRPVLTFYISDSPMNSDISDFLQCLTSTTRGSSYNISVNSEGGLDQVSLLHSTDHQIQKPSYVEDRWHSTVEFNQVPYYSCTSCVCSAPYWCSSRNPFSTVSCISARVMRGAEIYPGCRVLARREKDGFYYLGTVVHQGRGSVYMVEFDKITGPEGNAFMETINAVQPTYKPDMVSLNIAYGHSITPGDTVLAPWEHDLKRYGPGRVISGIELRDSIKGDEVNLGLQVLLWNGITVHIPKDLAVWIPASHYEQVIKDLQHYSARPCCCRVSQCCTMNCSGFPCQQSIHHSLSSIPPCKCSVRRCWPMLMSPPLLNNQRRDDLESKIDLQLKELHSSQKTQVLSSSSSSTSDSEDFTAEEQRPRSEMVSRSINTEISCLKKPYSQLQTKPAWRYWKRGSPEPQHKQPGRRARSANVNYSWPGDSGYSGCSTDDRYETNHSSLFKLVSDSPKQGASVREIFRSTEPKPFSKAASPIVLAMTKRQTK encoded by the exons ATGTCATCAAACCCTCCGGTATCTCATAGTCAAAGTGTCCTTCCCTTGTTTATGGGTAAAGGCAAAAATGTCACATTTGTTCTGGACACCTGTGAAGGAACGAATGCCTTTATGGGGCCGGTGAAGAATCTTATCATCCAAACCCTTGTTACTAAAGCTTCACTCAGAGACTCACTCTTCAACATTATCAGCTTTTCATACAAG GCAACACCATGGTCTTCTCATATGTTACCCTGTACCCCTGATATTGTTTATCAAGCACTGAGCTGGATTCACACACTACAGACCAGTCCTGGCAGAGACCTCCAGACAGCATTGGCTTTAGCCTTCTCTGATCCTGCCTGTCAAACAGTCCATTTAGTGACCAGTGGTCTCCCAGACAACCCCACACAATGCCTGGGTTCATTATCATCCCCGGTGACCCGCCCAGTGTTAACTTTTTATATATCTGACAGTCCCATGAATAGTGACATTTCAGACTTCTTACAGTGCCTCACTTCCACCACTAGAGGAAGCTCTTACAACATTTCTGTGAACTCGGAGGGTGGTTTGGACCAG GTCAGTTTGTTGCATTCAACGGATCACCAGATTCAAAAGCCATCATATGTAGAGGACAGGTGGCATTCAACGGTGGAGTTTAATCAGGTCCCATACTACAGCTGTACTAGTTGTGTATGTTCTGCACCATACTG GTGTTCTTCTAGAAATCCATTTAGCACGGTATCATGTATTTCTGCAAGGGTGATGAGAGGTGCTGAGATTTATCCTGGCTGTCGTGTTTTAGCTAGAAGAGAGAAAGATGGTTTTTACTATCTGGGGACAGTCGTACATCAG GGCAGAGGAAGTGTTTATATGGTGGAGTTTGATAAGATCACAGGACCTGAAGGAAATGCCTTTATGGAAACAATAAATGCAGTTCAGCCAACTTACAAGCCTGATATGGTGAGCCTAAATATTGCATATGGGCACAGTATAACACCAGGAGACACCGTTCTTGCACCATGGGAGCATGACTTGAAAAGATATGGGCCAGGAAGAGTCATCTCTGGAATAGAGCTGAGAGACTCAATAAAAG GTGATGAAGTTAATCTTGGACTTCAAGTTCTCCTTTGGAATGGGATCACAGTGCACATCCCCAAAGATCTTGCAGTATGGATTCCAGCTTCTCATTATGAGCAAGTGATTAAAGACCTTCAGCATTATTCAGCCAGACCATGCTGCTGTAGGGTCTCACAATGCTGCACCATGAATTGTTCTGGATTTCCATGTCAACAGTCCATCCATCACAGTCTGTCTTCCATTCCACCCTGCAAATGTTCAGTTAGGAGATGCTGGCCGATGTTAATGTCACCTCCATTACTGAACAACCAAAGGAGAGATGACTTGGAAAGCAAAATAGATCTCCAATTAAAAGAACTACACAGCTCTCAAAAGACACAAGTACTTTCATCTTCCTCATCATCAACTTCTGACTCAGAAGACTTTACAGCTGAAGAACAAAGGCCTAGGTCAGAAATGGTGAGCCGCTCGATTAACACAGAGATTTCGTGTCTGAAAAAGCCTTACAGTCAGCTTCAGACCAAACCGGCCTGGAGATACTGGAAAAGGGGATCTCCAGAACCACAGCACAAGCAACCAG GAAGAAGAGCCAGGTCTGCTAATGTAAACTATTCCTGGCCTGGAGACAGTGGGTATTCTGGATGCTCTACAGATGACCGTTATGAGACCAATCACAGCTCTTTATTTAAGTTGGTTTCTGATTCACCAAAACAAGGTGCTTCTGTCAGGGAAATATTTAGATCAACTGAACCAAAGCCGTTTTCTAAAGCTGCATCTCCAATAGTTCTGGCAATGACCAAAAGGCAAACAAAATAG